From a region of the Candidatus Blochmanniella camponoti genome:
- the lptG gene encoding LPS export ABC transporter permease LptG, whose amino-acid sequence MYSILNYYIIKTVISNTTTVFLVLLSLSSVIKLIDELRKIGEGNHSVFDVMIYMILSLPKDFELFFPIATLLGGLLGLCILEVHNEFIAMQVSGFSRLQIILSVIQASIPVLLCSIISNEWIVPNSEKIMCMHRNQSQHDASLLSIKIKNLWFIDNNDFVCVENVIAYNELLGVKLYNFNEERKLKKIYYIERAVFVNKVWHLINVNELDISQEISVSNKNVPHSEWNTKLTPYRLSMMITHPNFLSISKLYHCAKYFNRIGQNSKYYQVIFWKKILSPISGSVMTLMALAFTFGPLYKKKISIRLFVGSIAGFLFYILNQIFGILSATHSVSPIIGSISPSIIFLVISVIIMRIYS is encoded by the coding sequence ATGTACAGCATTTTGAATTATTACATTATAAAAACGGTAATATCAAATACAACAACGGTCTTTTTAGTGTTACTATCTTTATCTAGCGTAATTAAACTGATTGATGAACTGCGGAAGATAGGAGAAGGAAACCATTCTGTTTTTGATGTTATGATTTACATGATTTTAAGTTTGCCAAAAGATTTTGAATTATTTTTTCCCATAGCTACTTTATTAGGTGGGCTTTTGGGTTTATGCATACTTGAAGTACATAATGAATTTATAGCAATGCAGGTTTCTGGGTTTAGCAGGTTACAGATCATTTTATCAGTCATACAAGCTTCTATTCCTGTATTATTATGCAGTATCATTTCTAATGAATGGATAGTGCCTAATAGCGAAAAAATAATGTGCATGCATCGTAATCAATCACAACATGATGCTTCTTTACTTTCTATAAAGATTAAAAATCTGTGGTTCATAGATAATAATGATTTTGTTTGTGTTGAAAATGTAATAGCCTATAATGAATTGTTAGGAGTAAAACTATATAATTTTAATGAAGAAAGAAAGCTAAAAAAGATATATTATATCGAACGGGCAGTGTTTGTTAATAAAGTATGGCATTTGATTAATGTAAATGAATTGGATATTTCTCAAGAAATATCCGTTTCTAATAAAAACGTACCGCATTCTGAATGGAACACTAAATTAACTCCATATAGATTATCCATGATGATTACTCATCCAAATTTTTTATCTATCTCTAAATTATATCATTGCGCTAAATATTTTAATAGGATTGGTCAAAATTCTAAATATTATCAAGTGATTTTTTGGAAAAAAATATTATCCCCTATTTCTGGATCCGTTATGACGCTAATGGCATTAGCGTTTACTTTTGGACCATTATATAAAAAAAAGATAAGCATTAGATTATTCGTAGGAAGTATAGCGGGGTTTTTATTTTATATTTTAAATCAAATATTTGGAATATTAAGTGCTACACACAGTGTTTCTCCAATAATTGGATCAATATCGCCCAGTATAATATTTTTAGTAATTAGCGTTATTATTATGCGGATATATTCATAA
- a CDS encoding LysR family transcriptional regulator, translated as MKIYYMNNFDFNLLMILNALLEEYSVNLAAKKLNVTAPAISKSLNKIRILFNDQILVRSGTKLIPTPKAISLKENIKELVNRVESIFNSNIVFEPKITTISFTIASNNAILFILNTILFQEMKDTAPNAFIHLVNDSDYDDNFLRNHTIDLYIGEIRALNPEITIRTIYVSKCCIVSRNRHPILSQTKNMDNLLKYQFIKTKNEHLTNSDEHSKYFWSERNFIGITPEYITTVNAIIHSDALAIIPEFILTMIQKLNIPITHFNTDFNLGKKSIIQAWHSKHNHSSAHKWLREFTKKIFLTSIK; from the coding sequence ATGAAAATTTATTATATGAATAATTTTGATTTCAATTTACTAATGATTCTCAATGCACTACTCGAAGAGTATAGCGTAAACTTAGCGGCAAAAAAATTAAATGTTACTGCTCCAGCTATTAGTAAATCCCTCAACAAAATACGCATCCTATTTAACGATCAAATTTTAGTTCGCAGTGGAACTAAATTAATCCCGACGCCTAAAGCAATCTCTCTAAAAGAAAATATTAAAGAATTAGTAAACCGTGTTGAATCAATATTCAACAGTAACATAGTATTTGAACCTAAAATTACTACTATATCATTTACTATTGCATCGAACAACGCTATTCTCTTTATCCTTAATACCATCTTATTTCAAGAAATGAAAGATACAGCTCCCAACGCATTTATTCATTTAGTAAATGATTCAGACTACGATGATAATTTCTTAAGAAACCATACCATAGATTTATATATAGGAGAAATACGCGCACTTAACCCAGAAATAACTATTCGAACTATCTACGTATCCAAATGTTGTATAGTATCTCGGAATCGTCATCCTATTTTATCTCAAACTAAAAATATGGACAATTTATTAAAATATCAATTCATTAAAACTAAAAATGAGCATTTAACCAATTCCGATGAACATAGCAAATATTTTTGGTCAGAGCGTAATTTCATTGGTATTACTCCAGAATATATCACTACTGTAAACGCTATAATTCATTCAGATGCACTAGCGATAATACCAGAATTTATATTAACAATGATACAAAAATTAAATATACCAATAACACACTTTAATACTGATTTTAACTTAGGAAAAAAAAGCATCATTCAAGCATGGCATTCTAAACACAACCACTCTTCCGCTCATAAATGGCTGCGAGAATTTACTAAAAAAATATTTTTAACTAGTATAAAATAA
- a CDS encoding metal ABC transporter ATP-binding protein: MMTLYNLIAGYCGRNVGPSVSGRIKYGSMIAIIGPNGIGKSTLLKTLAGLLPPVSGRLEFGKKGRPRMGYLPQNSTIDPHFPLTVFDVVSMGCWPRINLLKRLNQNQRAVIWRSLCQVKLLDVLNQYIETLSGGQVQRMLFARILAQQASLILLDEPFQGIDINTCKIMIRAVNLLCRRGCTVIAALHNNEFVTEYFPNTLLLTCSRSIWNPSI, from the coding sequence ATGATGACATTATATAACTTAATAGCGGGTTACTGTGGTCGCAATGTTGGCCCATCCGTAAGCGGTCGAATTAAGTATGGTAGCATGATTGCTATCATAGGACCTAACGGAATAGGAAAATCTACTTTATTAAAAACATTAGCTGGTTTGTTGCCTCCAGTTTCCGGTCGTTTAGAATTTGGAAAAAAAGGTAGACCTCGTATGGGTTATTTACCTCAGAACAGCACTATAGATCCCCATTTTCCATTAACCGTATTCGACGTAGTATCTATGGGTTGTTGGCCAAGAATAAATTTATTAAAAAGACTGAATCAAAATCAAAGAGCAGTAATTTGGCGTTCTTTATGTCAGGTAAAATTATTAGATGTATTAAATCAATATATAGAAACTTTATCAGGAGGGCAAGTACAACGTATGTTATTTGCTAGAATATTGGCTCAGCAAGCATCATTAATTTTACTTGATGAACCATTTCAAGGAATTGATATAAATACTTGTAAAATAATGATACGTGCTGTAAATTTATTATGTAGACGTGGGTGTACTGTGATTGCTGCACTACATAATAATGAATTCGTAACTGAATATTTTCCTAATACATTGTTGTTAACTTGTTCTCGTAGTATTTGGAATCCATCCATATAA
- a CDS encoding metal ABC transporter permease, producing the protein MMIHMLFDPFINCGYMRRAIVACCVLSISITPIGNFLMLRRMSLVGDVLSHSILPGVAIGYFFSGMSFMIMSIGGFISGLMVAILSTWISEKTLLQQDASFAGLYLGSLAFGVVLMSLHGPNVDLLDLLFGSILSVNLLNLECIGIISTITLLTIALFYRALIIETFDPDFLRDNNIEASRCIQIFFLSIVMLNLVASFQVTGTLMSVGLMMLPGLSARCWVKSLIHMLLLSVFIAFFCSWIGLIGSFYMFLPAGPTIVLCGSIIFLISVLFGRNKGILFSVYNRK; encoded by the coding sequence ATGATGATTCATATGTTATTTGATCCTTTTATTAACTGTGGATATATGCGAAGAGCTATAGTTGCTTGTTGTGTATTATCTATCAGCATAACACCAATAGGTAATTTTTTAATGTTGAGGCGTATGAGTTTAGTGGGAGATGTGTTATCTCATTCTATATTACCGGGCGTAGCGATAGGATATTTTTTTTCAGGAATGTCATTTATGATAATGAGTATAGGGGGATTTATTTCCGGTTTAATGGTCGCGATATTATCTACTTGGATTAGCGAAAAAACATTGTTGCAACAAGATGCTAGTTTTGCTGGACTCTATCTTGGGTCTTTGGCATTTGGAGTTGTATTAATGTCGTTACATGGTCCTAATGTAGATTTGTTGGATTTGTTATTTGGATCTATTTTATCTGTAAATTTATTAAATTTAGAATGTATTGGGATCATTAGTACTATAACTTTACTTACTATCGCATTATTTTATAGAGCTTTAATTATTGAAACATTTGATCCAGATTTTTTAAGAGACAATAATATTGAAGCATCGAGATGTATTCAAATATTTTTTTTATCAATAGTTATGTTAAATTTAGTAGCAAGTTTTCAAGTGACTGGTACTTTAATGTCTGTTGGTTTAATGATGTTACCTGGGTTATCAGCTCGGTGTTGGGTTAAAAGTTTAATACATATGCTGTTGTTATCGGTATTTATTGCTTTTTTTTGCTCGTGGATAGGGTTGATTGGATCATTTTATATGTTTTTGCCTGCAGGCCCGACTATAGTGTTATGTGGTAGTATAATTTTTTTAATTTCGGTGTTGTTTGGTAGAAATAAAGGTATTTTATTTTCTGTATATAACAGAAAATAA
- the lptB gene encoding LPS export ABC transporter ATP-binding protein: protein MTTLTIKNLSKIYKGRYVVNNISLYITSGEIVGLLGPNGSGKTTTFYMILGIVQHNSGSISIGEKDISMLPIYRRARLGIGYLPQESSIFRRLTVFDNLMAILQTRRNLNTKKRNKLIIELMNNFHISHLKNNIGQTLSGGERKRVEIARALAANPKFILLDEPFSGVDPISITDIQKIIQQLKSRKLGVLITDHNVRETLRICERAYIVNQGQSIAHGSPNEILNNKHVQQVYLGDIFKL from the coding sequence AATCTATCCAAAATTTATAAGGGACGGTATGTAGTTAACAATATAAGCTTATACATAACTTCTGGAGAAATTGTTGGATTATTGGGCCCAAATGGATCGGGAAAAACTACAACATTTTATATGATATTGGGAATTGTTCAACACAATTCCGGTAGTATTTCAATTGGTGAAAAAGATATTAGCATGTTGCCAATTTATCGTAGAGCTCGATTAGGAATAGGCTATTTGCCTCAAGAAAGCTCGATTTTTCGTCGATTAACTGTATTTGATAATTTAATGGCTATATTGCAAACTCGACGTAATCTTAATACAAAAAAACGTAATAAACTTATTATAGAATTAATGAATAATTTTCATATCAGTCATTTAAAAAATAATATTGGACAGACGTTGTCTGGAGGAGAACGAAAACGTGTAGAAATTGCACGAGCATTGGCTGCTAATCCTAAATTTATATTACTTGACGAGCCGTTTTCTGGAGTAGATCCAATTTCAATAACAGATATACAAAAAATTATTCAACAACTTAAATCCCGAAAACTTGGAGTACTAATAACCGATCATAATGTAAGAGAAACATTGCGTATATGTGAGCGAGCATATATAGTTAATCAAGGACAATCAATTGCTCATGGATCTCCTAATGAGATATTAAATAATAAACACGTACAACAAGTATACTTAGGAGATATATTTAAGCTATAA